A genomic window from Triticum urartu cultivar G1812 chromosome 7, Tu2.1, whole genome shotgun sequence includes:
- the LOC125519251 gene encoding carbonic anhydrase, chloroplastic-like gives KSVLQYLVFACADSRVCPSVTLGLELGEAFIVRNIGAMVPFYCENKHTGIGSAIEYAICVLEVKVIVVIGHSCCGGIKTILSLKDGADDSFKFVEDWVGIGLSAKRKVEDEYSGKPPEEQCAFLEKAVVDVSLDNLRTYPFVKDGVDNGTVKLVGGHYDFVSGKFDTWKAKNQTSSHRPSL, from the exons AAATCTGTTTTGCAGTATCTGGTGTTCGCGTGCGCTGACTCGCGTGTGTGCCCATCAGTCACCCTGGGCCTAGAACTCGGTGAGGCATTCATCGTCCGCAACATCGGCGCCATGGTCCCCTTCTACTGTGAGAACAAGCACACCGGCATTGGATCGGCCATCGAATACGCCATCTGCGTCCTTGAGGTTAAGGTCATCGTGGTGATTGGCCATAGCTGCTGCGGTGGAATCAAGACCATCCTCTCGCTCAAGGATGGCGCGGATGACTCCTT CAAATTTGTTGAGGACTGGGTCGGGATCGGGTTATCGGCTAAGAGGAAGGTCGAAGACGAGTACTCAGGCAAACCTCCAGAGGAGCAATGTGCCTTCTTGGAAAAG GCGGTTGTCGACGTGTCCCTCGACAATCTGAGAACCTACCCGTTCGTCAAGGATGGTGTGGACAACGGAACAGTCAAGCTGGTCGGCGGCCACTATGACTTCGTCTCCGGCAAGTTTGACACATGGAAAGCTAAAAATCAAACTTCCTCCCATCGCCCATCTCTCTGA